In Nitrospirota bacterium, the genomic window CTGATTTCAACAGTCCATCCTCCCGTTCCTATTTGCCCATCTGATCTATTTTATAACTTTAGCGTGTTTTAAGGCAAGGAAAGGATTTCTATCCGCAGATGAACGCAGATAAGAAAAACTGATTTAACCGGTAAAACCTTATTGTTTTACATCTGATTGTTCAACAGGTTTCACATTGCTGTCTGAGTCGTCAGACAGGGCTTTTTTAAATCCGCGAATCCCTTTCCCTAAACCCTCGCCTATTTGCGGGAGTTTACCCGGACCAAACAATAGTAACAAAATCGTTACGATAATGAATAAATGCGTCGGTTGAAATAATCCTTCAAACATTTTCCCTCCTTCTTTACCTCTTCATTTCGTTTCTTTAATATCCAGTATACAAACTACATTATATATCTTTAACAAATGATTTGACAAACCTTCAGACACAGGGCAAACGGATTTCAATGGAAAATAGTAAACAGCATATGAGCGATTAATACCCCAAACGGTTGGTCATTCTTAAAGTAAGGAACTCTTGATGAGAAGGAGATTGAATTTTAATGTTTTGTTGGTTTGGCGAGATTGCCTCGCTATGCTCGCAATGACAAACCTGGCTGTTTTTTATCTGTCATTGCGAGGAGCGATAGCGACGTGGCAATCTCGCCTAACAAAACCAGCGTTAACAACAATATTTTTTCTAATGCGTTTACCCTTAGCTCTATTGTTTACAATTCAAATTAAGCAGTCCATCTACTGCTAACTGTAATATATTATAATAACATATCAAATGCCAATAAAATTATTTTCCTTCAAAATCACAATAAAAACGTTCCTTTTCACTTTGATATAATAGCAATGAAACTATTGTTTTAATTTTGATATAATCTACAATATAATAGACATTATACCTTTTTACTGAGAGGAGACGGAAAAGATGCCTAAAACCATTGGCTATGTCCGGGTGTCCACGGATGAACAGGACTACAGGAACCAAAAGTATGAGATCTTAAATTATTGTGATAAAGAACACACTACGGTGGATACGTGGATAGAGCTTGAGGTATCAACGCGGAGGTCTTTAAAGGAGCGCGCAATAGAGGAGCTTTTGTCCTCTTTACGGGCAGGTGACAGACTGATAGTGACGGAGCTTTCGCGCTTAGGGCGCAGCACCAGCGAGGTTATTCAACTGGTAAAGAAATTGGCCGCTCTTAAGGTAGAGTTCATTTCCGTAAAACAGGGGCTTAAAATCAACTCGTCAAATGATAACGATATGGCCTCTAAGATAATGGTTACGATTTTTTCGTTGTTAGCCGAACTTGAACGGGATTTATTGTCTCAGCGCACAAAGACGGCGCTACAGCGGGCTAAGGCAGACGGCAAAAAACTTGGCCGCCCCAGGGGGCCGGGCAAGTCACGGTTAGACGGCAAAGAGGGAGAAATCAGAGGACTTTTGAATAAGCGGGTAACAAAGGCTAACATCGCTAAGATTCTGGATGTTTCGTGGGGCACTGTTGATAATTTCATAAAGCGGAGAATGGTATAATCTGTCACTTTGAAAAATTTTCATACTTGCCATACTTGAATGCCTCGGTGGGGTAAAAAATCCTGTTAAAATAAATAATACTATTTATGAAGATTTTTATTATTTAAAAAGACGAAGTGTCAGTTTCGGAGGATTGTTCTTTACCTTTTTTCTTACCTATTCCATATCCACCAAACCCTCCTGCCGATATATAAACAATGGATTTTATTATTTCGCTTGCTATTGTCTCTTTATTGAGATAAAGAGACGTAATCACAATGATGGCTATTACAAGAGCTAAGAAACCAATCAAATAGTATAGACTGTGCTGTCTACGCTTGTTATGATCTCTCTGCATTTTACGATCTTCTAATTGGGCGTCTAAAGCTTTTTTACTAAATTCAAAATTATGGTTGTCTTGTTGTTTTTGGAAATCCAGTTCTTTAGCGCGCAATTCCAGTTCTTTAGTTTGATTTTCAACAAGTTGTCCTATGGTTTCAGGGGGAAGAGGAGTCGGGATTCTTGGAGTATTTTGAGTTGGCAAGTTGGACTTTGCCATTATAGTTTAATAGTATAACGAGGAGTTTTCCATTTTATGCGGATTGCGGCAAATAACGAATCATCAATGTCACAACTTCCGAGTTTTTTCACTATCGGACTAATCTTAATAATATTACGACGCTCCTCTGCAGTAAGATTTAGATATTTTTCCGGAGAAATTATCTCTTCATTTAACGGTCCCATCTCAATAACTCCCGAAGATAGTGCAAAAGTTGTTTTTTTCATATTTAATTTTACCTATTTAATATAATAACTGTCAATACTATACATACAATTTACCAGCTATCTAACCACGCTACCCGAAAAATAATACCTGGCAGTGTTTGAGCTGTCACTTTATACCGGTTTTATGTTATGATGATGTGGCGGTAGTGTTATGCTGATGAGATGTGGGAGGTGTTTAGAGAGACTATGCTGCCGATAGTGTTGGAACACATAAAAGGATCTGATTTACCGGCTGAGTGGATTGAGAAATTTAAGCTTCCTGTCGAACGGAGTTTTACGGTAAAAATAGAACCGGACACCATAGATGGCTTACCGCCTGCGCCTACTCTTGAGGAAAGAAAGAAGTATTTGAATATTTTAGAAAATCTTAAAGCTGATGGTGTGGAGGACTCCGAGGAATGGATACGGATAATTAAGGCGGGTAAGACAAAATCCAAGCAAAGACCTGATATCATTTAATGCCTTACCTTTTAGACACGAACCACTGTATCTACCTGATGAATGGTACAGAAAAAACTTTTCAAGAGCGCTCAAAAGAGGAGAAGAGTGTTGTCGTATAAATTAACTCTTGTCACAAATGATTCGGATTTTGATGTTTTACCGGAGTCTTTTCACCGGATGAATTGGGCAGGAAAGTAAAACCGGAAAGGAGAATATATCAATATGGTACAGGACAATGTAGTGTGGCATCATGTGTTAGTGAGCCGCCAGATGAAAGAGGAGCAAAACGGGCACAGAAGCGCAGTGCTATGGTTTACCGGACTGCCGTGTTCCGGGAAATCCACCATAGCACTGTCAGTTGAAAAACGGCTGTATGAGGTTGGGGCAAAGACAACGGTCTTAGACGGCGATAACGTCCGGCACGGGTTGTGTTCAAATTTGGGCTTTTCAATGTCCGACCGCAAAGAGAATATCCGGAGAATCGGGGAGGTTGCTAAGCTCTTTATCGAGGCTGGTGTAATAGCTATGACAGCGTTTATATCTCCGCTCAGGGAGTATCGTGATGATGTCCGGGCGCTTGTAGGTAATGGGGATTTCATAGAAATATACTGTGACTGTTCTGTTGATGTGTGTGAACAGAGGGATGTTAAGGGCCACTATAAAAAGGCTAAGGCTGGTGAGATTAAGGAATTTACCGGCATTTCATCGCCCTATGAGGCGCCAGAGCGCCCCGAGATAGTTCTTAAAACCGATGCGCTGACAGTTGAGCAGTGCTCAGAGAACGTGGTGGCGTATCTGAAAGAGCGGGGAGTTATCGGCAGCCGGTAAGCACTGTGGTATATTATTGATTTACCTTTTTGAAGGCCTCCAGCGCCTCAATCACACGCTCCACATTTTCAGGCGATTGGTCGGGGCCGCAGGGCAGCACCAGTTCCTGTTCGCTAAACAGTTGTGAGTTGGGATAGTTGCCGCTGTCGTTAAAATACGCTGCGGTGTTTAAATTAGGATGAGTCGGGCGTGCCTGTATGCCCCTTTCAGCTAAAAATTGTATCAGCTTATCCCTCTGCGGACATAACGCCTCAATGTATATCGGAAGCTCTCCGGCTTCAACATCTACAGGGATCAGTTTAAGAAACGGAATGTTTACCAGTGCGGCTTCATATCTTTGGTATATTGCCTTTACCCGCTCTATGCGCACGGACATTGCCTCTGTGCCGATAAGCCCCATTGAGGCCAAAATATCATTAAACTTGAAATTAAAACCCATCGCCGTGTAGTTTACATTTATCACATCAGACACTCCGTGGGTGCGAATCATCCGGAGTTTATTATAAGTACGCTCGTCTTTGGTTACGACAAAGCCGCCCTGCCCTGTTGAAAGAATCTTTCCCATAGCCATCGAAAAACATCCGGCAAAGGACTGGCTGCCAAGGTATCCGTGACTGTTTTTGGAACAAAACCCCTGAGCTGCATCCTCGATAACTGTTAGCCCGCGGCTTTGAGCCAATTGGGTAAGCTCCGGCATATGCACCGCCCGCCCGTTCATGTGCACGGGGATGACAGCTTTTGTATCGGGCTGAATCTTATCTGAGACGGCAGAGACATCCATAACAGGCCGTCCGGGCTCAACATCAACAAACGTTACCTTTGCCCCAAGCAGCATCACAGCATGCGCTGTCGCTATCCACGTCCGGTTTGGGACAAGCACCCTGTCGCCGGGTTTTATGCCGGCAGCAATGAGCGCCATCAGAATTGCCATACTGCCGCTGGTTGTGGCTGTCACATACGGCACATCAATGAGAGCTGCCACCTGCCGTTCAAACTCCGCCGTTACCGGCCCCTGGCTTATATGTTCATTTTTAATAGTCTCCGATATTTTAGCAATCTCTTTGTCTCCAAAATTAATCCGCCACCATGGGATCATTGCGGGGCCTCCTACAATTAAAAAAATTTGCTCCATCATACTGTAACAATTTGGGATTCTTTGTCAAACATCTGAGCACGAAAACTTTGACAAATAGTGTATAACCATTTTTCTAAATATCTATAGACACATTAATCATTATCATCCATCTGCATTAATACCAAGTAGAGACCGTTGCAAAAATCATTTTTCAGCCAAAACTTTACAAAAAACACAATTGTAAATATACCAAAATTCAAAAAGATATTCATATTGATTATTTAAAAGGATGAGATTGCCACGCCCCCTGCGGGGGCTCGCAATGACGATAAATAATAGTTTTTACTGTGTTTTTTATTCGTCATTGCGAGGAGCGATAGCGACGTGGCAATCTCAGCCTTTAAAAATAATTAACGTAATTATGCATATCGCTATAAGAGTTTTTTTATTGTGAAAATTCAAAATATCGAATTTTGCAACGGTCTCAAGTAGCATTCTCATTGCCGCCAGGGGGCTCCCCTTTAGGGGACGCTTCTGACTGCAACTTGGTAGAATCTGTGGATAAGAGTTATAATATAAGGGATAATTATAAGGAGGGGCTATGTCATATAAAGTCAGCGTTTTGATAGAGAAAGATGATAGCGGCTATTATGCTTACTGTCCTGCATTAGATGGATGTCAGAGTCAGGGCGATTCATTTGAAGAGGTGTTGTCAAATATAAAAGAAGCTATCGAGCTTTATATTGAGACATTATCAGAAGAGGAGCGGGTGGAGTATCTAAGCAAGGAAATCCTGGCAACTTCTTTTGAGGTTGCCTGAATTGCCTAAGTTACCAAGGCTGACTGCTATTGAGGCTGAAGCAATGTTATTAAAGTCAGGAATTGCTTTTTCATATTGGCCAAGGTCGTAATAAGCTCCTCCTGGATTGTTAGGCTCTATAGCGGTATCCGGATGGTTATCGCCAAAACAATATTCCTTTTAATAAGGCAATCAGTTATAATAAAACTATGTCTAATCATGCCATAAAATTAAATAAAGATAAAACTTATGTTTTTACCGTTGTGATTGAACCTGACGAAAACGAATGGTTTGCTTATTGTCCTGTTTTAAGGGCTGAGGGAGCTGCAACCTGTGGAAACACTCAGGGAGAAGCTTTAAGAAATATTCAGGAGGTTGTGGAAATGATAGTGGAGGAATTAATTGAAGATGGTAAACACATACCTGAAGAGGATATTAAAATATACTCTGATGTGGAGATTAAAACAGCTGTCTCAGGCTGATTTATGCCTCTTGATTACAAACGGCTTCGCAGTCTTAACGCTCAACAGATTGTAAGTGCACTTTTGAAGGATGGGTTTTATTTGCGTCATCAAAAAGGAAGCCACCAACGTTATTTTCATCCTGATGGAAGAAAGGTAACGATTCCTTATCATAGCCCGGGGAAAACTTTCAACATAAAAACCTTAAAAGCTATCATTGAAGAGCAAGCACGTTGGGCAGAAGAGGATTTGTTAAAACTCAAAATACTAAAATAGTCATGACACACATTGGGAAGGCTGCATACACTCCTCATTTCGTGCCTGAATTCGCCGCTAACTTCTCCTCTGCTCTCTTTAAAGAAGCCCTTGTGATTTTTACATAGGGATGGTTCTCCCCTAATTTTTCCTCTCTAATACCTAAACTCTTCTTAAACAAGGTAATTGCTTTTTCATATTGGCCAAGGTCGTAATAAGCCCCTCCCAGATTGTTAAGATATATCGCAATCTGAGGGTGGTTATCATCAAAATTCTGTCTGTCAATTTTTAACGCCTGCTCATAGTAGTCAATCGCCTTATTATACTGCCCTAACGTGTCGTACATTAATCCGGCATCATTTAAATATAAGGCGTTTTGAGGGTCTAACTCTACGGCCTTTTCATAATATGAGAGAGCTTCCTGATATTTGATTTCCATATCCTTTATAGTCGCAAGCGAAAAGGCGTCTGAGGCCGCTGATTTTCTTTTTTTGTCCATGTCTTTTAAATTGTTTTCCATGGAGAGCTTTAACAGCCGCTCAGCTTCAGGTAAATCGCCGCTGTCTAATTTTGCTTTTGCCTCTTTTGCTAAAGTATCAGTGTCCGGACGCTCTGATAATTGCTTCTGTAAGTCTTCATACTTTTTTGCTATTTCATGTATTTGCGCATCTTTTTCGGCAATCGTCTGATCTTTCTTCTGAAGTTGTTCCGTAAGGTTATTAACAAGATACACGGCGGTTTTCTCAGGAATATTCTGTTCAACCAATTTGTTTACGTAGGTAATTGTTGTATTATTATCGCCTTTGACGGTTACTTTCGTATTATCTCCAGCCGATACAATCCCAACAAATAAAAATACAAACAAAAACATTAGCACCTGTTTCTTCATAATCACATCCCTAAAGCAGTAATTGTCCGTTATGATACATCAGGTGTGAAAGAAAATGCTATACTATGGGAAAGACCTTTTTAAGGTCAGAGCAGTGGATGAGAGGTTTTTGGATAAGGGGGAAAATGGGTATCAGGCTTTCGCGCCACGTTATGAATCACATGAAACTCTACGGCATTGATAGCTGTGAGATTAAGGAGGCCATTGACGCACCCGATACTGAAGACAGAGACGGCAATAAGTTAACAGCAATTAAGAAGTTTACAGACCGGTTTTCCGGATATCCACTCAAAGTTGTATATGAGAAAACAGGGGATGACATTTTTATTATAACAGCATATCCACTCAAGAAGAAAGTATGGAGGTAATCCGATGAAGGTAAGATACGACAAAGAAGCCGATGCAGCATACATACAGCTATCGTCAAAGAAACCCGATGGGGGTGTGGAGATAGCCGAAGGTGTAGTACTACATACCACAAGCAAAGATGAGATAGCAGGGATAGAGATACTTGAGGCAAGCAGGAAGTTTCCGGTGAGAAACCTCTATAAGCTCGAACTTTCCAGCACAGTTAAATAACACCCCTCCAGTTTTTGCAGTTTACAAGATTGCTCCACAGGGTTTGTATCGTTATAGAGAGAGTAAACGAATCGTTTTATCTGCGTCATCTGCGAACATCTGCGGATAGATACCTTTTATCTGTCTTTATTCTTTTCTATATAGACGTTATCAAAAGAGGTTTGACACCAGCCCTTACAGCCACTGATATTTTCTCCCTTTTCAACTTCTGCAAAGACCGCCCTTTTCCGCTCCGAGTTCCAAATCGCACTGAAGCGCTCCTCTATGATGTTGCCAAAGGTGCTGTCCGTATCTAGGGTTTTATTGCAGGTAAAGAGATTTCCGCGCGTATCCATATTGGTTCTGAAGTTTATTCCGTAACAGTGGGTCCACACCTTTTCCTCCATCTCCGTAATGCCGAAAGTATCCCACCGGATATCCACTTTCCCGTCATCGTTTATGCTCTTAAGGTACTGTACAAACTCATCGGAATATGTTGCCATCGTGTTGTTTTTAAAAATCGCATTGCGGATTATTACCTTATCGGCATCAAGCTGTTTACATATGCGCACTATGCCCTCAACCGCTTTGTAGTTGGTTCTCAGTGTAAGAAACTGAAGCACAA contains:
- a CDS encoding type II toxin-antitoxin system HicA family toxin, with the protein product MPLDYKRLRSLNAQQIVSALLKDGFYLRHQKGSHQRYFHPDGRKVTIPYHSPGKTFNIKTLKAIIEEQARWAEEDLLKLKILK
- a CDS encoding type II toxin-antitoxin system HicB family antitoxin; amino-acid sequence: MSNHAIKLNKDKTYVFTVVIEPDENEWFAYCPVLRAEGAATCGNTQGEALRNIQEVVEMIVEELIEDGKHIPEEDIKIYSDVEIKTAVSG
- a CDS encoding type II toxin-antitoxin system HicB family antitoxin, coding for MSYKVSVLIEKDDSGYYAYCPALDGCQSQGDSFEEVLSNIKEAIELYIETLSEEERVEYLSKEILATSFEVA
- a CDS encoding recombinase family protein translates to MPKTIGYVRVSTDEQDYRNQKYEILNYCDKEHTTVDTWIELEVSTRRSLKERAIEELLSSLRAGDRLIVTELSRLGRSTSEVIQLVKKLAALKVEFISVKQGLKINSSNDNDMASKIMVTIFSLLAELERDLLSQRTKTALQRAKADGKKLGRPRGPGKSRLDGKEGEIRGLLNKRVTKANIAKILDVSWGTVDNFIKRRMV
- a CDS encoding DegT/DnrJ/EryC1/StrS family aminotransferase, translating into MIPWWRINFGDKEIAKISETIKNEHISQGPVTAEFERQVAALIDVPYVTATTSGSMAILMALIAAGIKPGDRVLVPNRTWIATAHAVMLLGAKVTFVDVEPGRPVMDVSAVSDKIQPDTKAVIPVHMNGRAVHMPELTQLAQSRGLTVIEDAAQGFCSKNSHGYLGSQSFAGCFSMAMGKILSTGQGGFVVTKDERTYNKLRMIRTHGVSDVINVNYTAMGFNFKFNDILASMGLIGTEAMSVRIERVKAIYQRYEAALVNIPFLKLIPVDVEAGELPIYIEALCPQRDKLIQFLAERGIQARPTHPNLNTAAYFNDSGNYPNSQLFSEQELVLPCGPDQSPENVERVIEALEAFKKVNQ
- the cysC gene encoding adenylyl-sulfate kinase — encoded protein: MVQDNVVWHHVLVSRQMKEEQNGHRSAVLWFTGLPCSGKSTIALSVEKRLYEVGAKTTVLDGDNVRHGLCSNLGFSMSDRKENIRRIGEVAKLFIEAGVIAMTAFISPLREYRDDVRALVGNGDFIEIYCDCSVDVCEQRDVKGHYKKAKAGEIKEFTGISSPYEAPERPEIVLKTDALTVEQCSENVVAYLKERGVIGSR
- a CDS encoding tetratricopeptide repeat protein, with the protein product MKKQVLMFLFVFLFVGIVSAGDNTKVTVKGDNNTTITYVNKLVEQNIPEKTAVYLVNNLTEQLQKKDQTIAEKDAQIHEIAKKYEDLQKQLSERPDTDTLAKEAKAKLDSGDLPEAERLLKLSMENNLKDMDKKRKSAASDAFSLATIKDMEIKYQEALSYYEKAVELDPQNALYLNDAGLMYDTLGQYNKAIDYYEQALKIDRQNFDDNHPQIAIYLNNLGGAYYDLGQYEKAITLFKKSLGIREEKLGENHPYVKITRASLKRAEEKLAANSGTK
- a CDS encoding twin-arginine translocase TatA/TatE family subunit, which produces MFEGLFQPTHLFIIVTILLLLFGPGKLPQIGEGLGKGIRGFKKALSDDSDSNVKPVEQSDVKQ
- a CDS encoding DUF4258 domain-containing protein — encoded protein: MGKTFLRSEQWMRGFWIRGKMGIRLSRHVMNHMKLYGIDSCEIKEAIDAPDTEDRDGNKLTAIKKFTDRFSGYPLKVVYEKTGDDIFIITAYPLKKKVWR
- a CDS encoding DUF2283 domain-containing protein; translation: MKVRYDKEADAAYIQLSSKKPDGGVEIAEGVVLHTTSKDEIAGIEILEASRKFPVRNLYKLELSSTVK